In the Arthrobacter sp. 31Y genome, one interval contains:
- the thiS gene encoding sulfur carrier protein ThiS has translation MNIKLNGTDHAVPADASVSTLVTAMTGRVLDPRGQAADGGKLGVAVARNSEVVPRSQWAVTALADGDELELVTAVQGG, from the coding sequence ATGAACATCAAACTCAACGGAACCGATCACGCCGTGCCGGCCGACGCTTCCGTCAGTACCCTCGTCACTGCCATGACCGGCCGCGTCCTGGATCCCCGCGGACAGGCGGCCGACGGCGGAAAGCTGGGCGTCGCCGTCGCACGTAATTCCGAGGTGGTGCCGCGCAGCCAATGGGCCGTGACGGCGCTCGCCGACGGAGACGAACTCGAACTCGTAACTGCAGTCCAAGGAGGCTGA
- a CDS encoding TetR/AcrR family transcriptional regulator has protein sequence MYACRCHPVILPPGRVVITAKERRQTVADGTRANDGAPAKQERSGTTRSPRLPRDERRAQLLNAALEVFVSNGFHGAAMDEIAEAAHVSKPVLYQHFPSKRELYMALLDSHLATLTQLMLNALNSTTDNKERVKAVMRAYYRFIADDDQAHRLVFESDLINDPDVSSRLETFNKTFADAVAHVIAEDTKLPPLEAQLLGRGLAGMAQVSARYWLETDGNLDLDVASDLIYRLAWRGISRFPKES, from the coding sequence ATGTATGCCTGCAGATGCCACCCGGTCATATTACCCCCCGGTAGAGTAGTCATAACTGCAAAGGAAAGGCGGCAGACTGTGGCTGACGGCACACGGGCAAACGATGGGGCACCGGCCAAGCAGGAACGGTCAGGTACAACGCGTTCACCAAGGTTGCCGCGGGACGAGCGCCGCGCACAGTTGCTGAACGCGGCCTTGGAAGTATTCGTCTCCAACGGCTTCCATGGGGCGGCCATGGATGAAATCGCAGAGGCCGCTCATGTGAGCAAGCCAGTGCTTTATCAGCACTTCCCGTCCAAGCGTGAGCTCTATATGGCGCTCTTGGACAGCCACCTGGCGACCCTGACGCAACTGATGCTCAACGCCTTGAACTCCACCACGGACAACAAGGAACGCGTCAAGGCCGTCATGCGCGCCTATTACCGGTTCATTGCCGATGACGACCAAGCCCATCGCCTGGTGTTCGAGTCGGACCTGATCAACGATCCCGATGTCAGCTCGCGTTTGGAGACTTTCAACAAAACCTTCGCGGATGCCGTGGCCCACGTCATCGCCGAGGACACCAAGCTGCCCCCTCTTGAAGCGCAGCTTCTTGGGCGTGGCCTGGCTGGAATGGCGCAGGTCAGCGCCAGATATTGGCTTGAAACGGATGGAAACCTGGACCTCGATGTGGCCAGTGATCTGATCTATCGTTTAGCTTGGCGCGGAATCAGTCGATTCCCCAAAGAGTCCTAG
- a CDS encoding 4a-hydroxytetrahydrobiopterin dehydratase encodes MASQDERLTEEAINAALGLLPDWKNQNGLVTVYKTSTAANALALIAAVGQISEEQDHHPDLEWRFNRVFLRYVSHDAGGQVTQRDVAAATAVSEAAAGIGAIAQPERYPAS; translated from the coding sequence ATGGCAAGCCAGGACGAGCGATTGACTGAGGAAGCCATCAATGCTGCCCTCGGACTCCTGCCGGACTGGAAGAACCAGAACGGCCTGGTGACTGTCTATAAAACCTCGACGGCGGCTAACGCGCTTGCGCTCATTGCCGCGGTGGGTCAGATCTCCGAGGAACAAGATCATCATCCGGATCTGGAGTGGCGCTTCAATAGGGTTTTCCTCCGCTACGTTTCCCATGATGCTGGCGGACAGGTAACCCAACGGGATGTCGCCGCTGCCACGGCAGTGAGCGAAGCAGCCGCGGGAATTGGCGCCATTGCGCAACCGGAGCGGTATCCGGCGTCGTGA
- a CDS encoding ferrochelatase encodes MSTPAVSTDVNEVTERGRQEAKHYDAVLLASFGGPEGQDDVIPFLRNVTRGRGIPDERLEEVSHHYRAFGGISPINQQNRELKAAIEAELAKRDIELPVLWGNRNWDPYIAPVLQDAYDAGHRRILMLTTSIYSCYSSCRQYREDIGIALTEAGLDGKLEVDKIRQYFDHPGVVQPFLEGTAAGLEEIRGKLAAAGVADPDSKIRVLFATHSIPTRDAEAAGRSEDEPREFAEGSAYAAQHLANAQAIMDTVAPDVAWDLVYQSRSGAPHIPWLEPDINDHLEEIAPEGVRGVVIVPLGFVSDHMEVAWDLDTEALETCKNLNIEATRVPTPGTHAAFVSGLVDLICERTVENNIAERPHVTDLGPWYDVCRPNCCENFRGAKPVISEVGVGIGVGHDAYPAPEAAK; translated from the coding sequence ATGAGCACTCCAGCCGTTTCCACGGACGTCAATGAAGTCACCGAGCGCGGCCGCCAGGAAGCCAAGCACTACGATGCCGTGCTGCTCGCGTCCTTCGGTGGCCCCGAAGGACAGGACGACGTCATCCCCTTCCTTCGCAACGTCACCCGTGGCCGGGGCATCCCGGACGAGCGCCTCGAAGAGGTCTCGCACCACTACCGCGCTTTCGGCGGGATCAGCCCCATTAACCAGCAGAACCGTGAGCTGAAGGCCGCCATCGAGGCTGAGCTGGCCAAGCGGGACATCGAGCTTCCCGTACTTTGGGGCAACCGCAACTGGGACCCCTACATTGCGCCCGTCCTGCAGGACGCTTACGACGCCGGACACCGCCGGATCCTGATGCTCACCACCAGCATCTACTCCTGTTACTCCAGTTGCCGCCAGTACCGCGAAGACATCGGCATTGCCCTGACGGAGGCGGGCTTGGACGGCAAGCTTGAGGTGGACAAGATCCGCCAGTACTTCGACCACCCCGGTGTGGTGCAGCCCTTCCTTGAAGGTACGGCCGCCGGTCTGGAAGAAATTCGAGGCAAGCTGGCCGCTGCCGGCGTTGCTGATCCGGATTCTAAGATCCGGGTGCTGTTCGCCACGCACTCGATTCCTACCCGGGATGCAGAGGCCGCCGGCAGGTCCGAGGACGAGCCGCGCGAATTTGCTGAAGGATCCGCCTACGCAGCGCAACATCTTGCCAATGCCCAGGCCATCATGGACACTGTTGCACCCGATGTTGCCTGGGACCTGGTGTACCAGTCCCGCTCCGGTGCGCCGCACATTCCCTGGCTTGAACCGGACATTAATGACCACCTTGAAGAGATCGCCCCCGAAGGCGTCCGCGGTGTGGTCATTGTTCCGCTTGGGTTCGTCAGCGACCATATGGAAGTTGCCTGGGACCTGGACACCGAGGCACTGGAGACCTGCAAGAACCTCAACATTGAGGCCACCCGTGTTCCTACGCCGGGGACGCACGCGGCTTTCGTTTCCGGCTTGGTGGACCTCATTTGTGAACGCACGGTGGAAAACAACATCGCCGAACGTCCCCACGTGACGGACCTGGGCCCTTGGTATGACGTTTGCCGCCCCAACTGCTGCGAGAACTTCCGCGGAGCGAAGCCCGTCATTTCCGAAGTTGGCGTCGGCATCGGTGTCGGGCACGATGCGTACCCCGCTCCGGAGGCTGCCAAGTGA
- a CDS encoding thiazole synthase: MTTANVDVRITDAHTDALVIDGVELGSRLIMGTGGAPSLDGLGAALLSSGTELTTVAMRRYSPAETGSLFQLLVDHNIRVLPNTAGCFTAKDAVMTAELAREALETDWVKLEVIADEHTLLPDAVELVDATEQLVNRGFKVFAYTNDDPVLALRLENLGATAVMPLGSPIGTGLGILNPHNIELIVSRASVPVVLDAGIGTASDAALAMELGCDAVLLATAVTRAQNPVQMGEAFKHAVIAGRLAKQAGRIPRREHALASSAMEGRAEFL; this comes from the coding sequence ATGACAACAGCAAACGTTGACGTTCGCATCACTGACGCCCACACCGACGCCCTGGTGATCGACGGCGTGGAGCTCGGCTCCCGGCTCATTATGGGTACCGGCGGGGCGCCGAGCCTCGATGGCCTGGGGGCTGCGCTGCTGAGTTCGGGGACGGAGCTCACCACAGTGGCGATGCGCCGATATTCGCCGGCTGAAACGGGATCGCTGTTCCAGCTCCTGGTTGACCACAACATCCGCGTGCTGCCCAACACCGCCGGTTGTTTTACGGCAAAGGACGCCGTGATGACCGCTGAACTGGCCCGGGAAGCATTGGAGACCGATTGGGTGAAGCTGGAAGTCATCGCCGACGAACACACGCTCCTTCCTGATGCCGTGGAATTGGTGGATGCGACGGAACAACTGGTTAACCGCGGATTCAAGGTCTTCGCCTACACGAATGATGATCCCGTTCTCGCGCTCAGGCTCGAAAACCTAGGGGCCACCGCCGTCATGCCGCTGGGATCGCCTATCGGGACCGGCCTTGGCATTCTGAACCCGCACAACATTGAGCTGATCGTGTCCCGGGCTTCCGTCCCTGTGGTGCTCGATGCCGGAATCGGGACCGCGTCCGACGCCGCCCTTGCCATGGAGCTAGGCTGCGACGCCGTCCTGCTTGCAACAGCTGTGACCCGGGCACAGAACCCGGTCCAGATGGGCGAAGCCTTCAAACACGCCGTCATCGCCGGTAGGCTGGCCAAACAGGCTGGCCGGATTCCGCGCAGGGAGCACGCCTTGGCATCTTCGGCAATGGAAGGCCGGGCGGAATTCCTCTGA
- the hemQ gene encoding hydrogen peroxide-dependent heme synthase, which produces MSHTSAESVTKTAETEEQFFTLWTVFKRSADVLRSGDAAQEFEALTEKLAEGGVTLRGSYDVSAMRSDADIMVWLHGAKPEELQAAVRSIRRSKLFAGTDIVWSAMGVHREAEFSKSHVPAYARGVEPSTWLCVYPFVRSYEWYILPAEERGAMLREHGLLGREFPQVISNTVSSFALGDWEWILGLEAPELVDLVDLMRHLRDSEARNHVREEIPFYTGRRVSAAEIAEVLA; this is translated from the coding sequence ATGAGCCACACTTCTGCCGAATCTGTCACTAAAACTGCTGAAACCGAAGAGCAGTTCTTCACGCTCTGGACTGTCTTCAAGCGCTCGGCCGACGTCCTGCGCAGCGGCGATGCTGCCCAGGAATTCGAAGCCCTCACGGAGAAGCTCGCGGAGGGCGGCGTGACCCTCCGGGGCAGCTACGACGTCTCCGCCATGCGCTCGGACGCGGACATCATGGTGTGGCTCCACGGCGCCAAGCCCGAGGAGCTGCAGGCAGCTGTCCGGTCCATCCGCCGCAGCAAGCTCTTCGCAGGAACCGACATCGTTTGGTCCGCCATGGGCGTGCACCGCGAGGCTGAATTCTCCAAGAGCCACGTGCCGGCTTATGCGCGGGGCGTCGAACCCAGCACCTGGCTGTGCGTGTACCCGTTCGTTCGCTCTTACGAGTGGTACATCCTCCCGGCCGAGGAACGCGGCGCCATGCTCCGCGAACATGGATTGCTGGGCAGGGAATTCCCGCAGGTCATCTCCAACACCGTCTCCTCCTTCGCGCTGGGGGACTGGGAATGGATCCTTGGACTTGAGGCACCGGAACTGGTTGACCTTGTTGACCTCATGCGCCACTTGCGGGACAGTGAGGCCCGCAACCACGTCCGTGAAGAAATCCCGTTCTACACCGGCCGCCGCGTGTCCGCCGCCGAGATTGCCGAGGTCCTTGCATGA
- the moeB gene encoding molybdopterin-synthase adenylyltransferase MoeB, which yields MASIVAAHTAAPAVLPPLVEPAAELTPTEVERYSRHLIIPEIGALGQRRLKNAKVLVIGAGGLGSPALLYLAAAGVGTLGIVDDDAVDLSNLQRQVIHGVKDVGRPKIESARNAITELNPLVNVVLHDVRLDSSNALELFAQYDLILDGADNFATRYLVNDAAAILGKPYVWGSIFRFDGQVSVFWAEHGPTYRDLYPEAPPAGSVPSCGEGGVFGMLCAAVGSLMVTEAVKLITGVGRSLLGRVALFDALGGSWREIKVSKDPEAEPITELTDYDAFCGVTPPVATDQDHTVSAKDLAAMLAERELGERDFELVDVRESGEHSIVNIDGAVLIPQGRILSGEAWVELPQNKDIVFHCKAGTRSAAVLEAAQKAGYTRVSHLDGGILAWVRDVEPEKPVY from the coding sequence ATGGCCTCAATTGTTGCTGCCCACACTGCTGCGCCCGCTGTCCTCCCGCCCCTTGTTGAACCGGCCGCCGAACTCACGCCGACCGAGGTGGAGCGGTACTCCCGGCATCTCATCATTCCGGAAATTGGCGCCCTGGGCCAACGCAGGCTTAAGAATGCCAAAGTCCTCGTCATAGGCGCCGGTGGCCTGGGTTCCCCGGCACTGCTGTACCTGGCCGCCGCCGGAGTGGGCACGCTGGGCATCGTGGACGATGACGCGGTGGATCTTAGCAACCTTCAGCGCCAGGTCATCCATGGTGTGAAGGACGTGGGTAGGCCCAAGATCGAATCCGCGCGCAACGCCATCACTGAACTCAACCCCCTGGTCAATGTTGTCCTGCATGACGTACGGCTGGACTCGTCCAACGCGCTGGAGTTGTTTGCGCAGTACGACCTCATCCTGGACGGCGCGGACAACTTCGCCACCCGGTATCTGGTGAATGACGCTGCCGCCATCCTCGGCAAGCCCTACGTCTGGGGGTCCATCTTCCGCTTTGACGGCCAGGTGAGCGTCTTCTGGGCCGAGCACGGTCCAACGTACAGGGATCTTTACCCCGAAGCGCCTCCTGCCGGCTCCGTGCCGTCCTGCGGCGAGGGCGGCGTGTTTGGCATGCTCTGTGCAGCGGTTGGATCGCTCATGGTCACCGAGGCCGTGAAGCTGATCACCGGCGTCGGGCGTTCATTGCTTGGGCGGGTGGCGCTCTTTGATGCTTTGGGCGGAAGCTGGCGCGAGATCAAGGTCTCCAAGGATCCGGAAGCCGAGCCCATTACGGAACTAACCGACTATGACGCCTTCTGCGGCGTGACGCCACCGGTGGCCACGGACCAGGATCACACTGTTTCTGCCAAGGACCTCGCCGCAATGCTTGCCGAACGGGAGTTGGGGGAGAGGGACTTCGAACTCGTGGACGTCCGCGAGTCAGGCGAGCACAGCATCGTGAACATCGACGGCGCTGTCCTCATTCCGCAAGGCCGCATTCTCTCCGGCGAGGCGTGGGTGGAGCTGCCTCAGAACAAAGACATTGTGTTCCACTGCAAGGCCGGGACTCGCTCGGCGGCTGTCCTCGAGGCAGCGCAAAAGGCCGGCTATACCCGCGTCAGCCATCTCGACGGCGGTATTCTCGCCTGGGTGCGCGACGTCGAGCCTGAGAAGCCCGTCTACTAG
- a CDS encoding glutamyl-tRNA reductase, translating to MVLFSLVATHADIDLETVAQLSNGSSELASAALTDSSVVSGAVVLATCNRYEIYGETANGADLEAARSALVSQISEFSGLNEQLVSRSFATNTGPDVTRHLFAVSAGLDSAVVGEREIAGQVRRALITAQQEGTASSGLVRLFQAASKTAKDVGAQTALGSRGLSIVSVALDLATDLAENDDWSTKKVVVFGTGAYAGATMSLLRERGCTDVSVYSSSGRAEGFVATRGGTALDADSLPAAVAAADVMIGCSGSDNRVEATDLARVRAQSGKPLIAIDLALTHDFDPAVGELDGVELLTLESVRLAAPQEQAESLSQASAIVNGAAASFESEREARSVDTAIVALRRHTMNVLDAEMEKVRARHGCTAAAEEVEFALRRMVKQLLHIPTVRARELAANGQQDDYVAALEALYGIQVEQPSAAAPAAECPVDHQQLRSESA from the coding sequence GTGGTTCTTTTCTCATTGGTGGCTACACACGCCGACATCGACCTCGAAACTGTCGCTCAGTTGAGCAACGGTTCCTCTGAGCTTGCCTCGGCAGCCCTGACAGACTCCTCCGTGGTTTCCGGCGCCGTGGTTCTGGCCACGTGCAACCGCTACGAAATCTACGGAGAAACAGCCAACGGGGCTGACCTTGAGGCAGCACGCTCCGCCTTGGTTTCGCAGATCAGCGAATTCAGCGGCCTTAACGAGCAACTCGTCTCACGCTCCTTTGCCACGAACACCGGCCCGGATGTCACACGGCACCTCTTCGCTGTGAGTGCCGGCTTGGATTCAGCCGTGGTGGGTGAGCGCGAGATCGCAGGCCAGGTCCGCCGGGCACTGATCACCGCCCAGCAGGAAGGCACCGCCAGCTCCGGCCTCGTGCGCCTCTTCCAGGCGGCCTCCAAAACGGCCAAGGATGTGGGCGCACAGACGGCCCTCGGCTCCCGTGGGCTTTCGATCGTTTCCGTCGCATTGGACCTCGCCACCGACCTCGCCGAGAACGACGATTGGTCCACCAAGAAAGTTGTGGTCTTCGGAACCGGAGCCTATGCCGGCGCTACCATGTCGCTCCTGCGTGAGCGCGGCTGCACGGATGTTTCCGTTTATTCTTCTTCCGGCCGCGCCGAGGGCTTCGTGGCCACCCGCGGCGGAACAGCACTCGACGCCGACTCTCTTCCCGCTGCTGTTGCCGCTGCTGACGTCATGATTGGCTGCAGCGGATCGGACAACCGGGTGGAAGCCACGGATCTTGCCCGCGTCCGCGCCCAGTCCGGCAAACCTTTGATCGCGATCGACCTCGCGCTCACCCATGATTTTGACCCCGCCGTGGGCGAACTCGACGGCGTTGAACTCCTCACGCTTGAATCCGTGCGGCTCGCTGCGCCACAGGAACAGGCAGAGTCGCTCTCGCAGGCCAGCGCAATCGTGAACGGCGCCGCCGCTTCCTTCGAGTCCGAACGTGAAGCCCGCTCGGTGGACACTGCCATCGTGGCACTCCGCCGACACACCATGAACGTCCTCGACGCGGAAATGGAAAAAGTCCGCGCCCGTCACGGTTGTACCGCCGCTGCCGAAGAGGTTGAGTTTGCCCTTCGCCGGATGGTCAAGCAGCTCCTGCACATTCCCACTGTCCGGGCCCGCGAGCTGGCAGCCAACGGCCAGCAGGACGACTATGTGGCAGCCCTTGAGGCCCTCTACGGCATCCAGGTGGAACAGCCCTCAGCCGCTGCTCCCGCCGCCGAGTGCCCCGTGGATCACCAGCAACTCCGCTCCGAAAGCGCCTGA
- a CDS encoding DUF3107 domain-containing protein: MEVKIGIQNVGREIVLESSLDADAVAKIVAEAVTKGSELRLTDEKGRQIIVPGNVLGYVEIGAEETRRVGFGAL; encoded by the coding sequence GTGGAAGTAAAGATCGGCATTCAGAACGTTGGCCGTGAGATCGTGCTCGAATCCTCCTTGGATGCCGACGCCGTCGCCAAGATTGTGGCCGAGGCCGTGACTAAAGGCTCCGAGCTTCGCCTCACTGATGAGAAGGGCCGCCAGATCATCGTTCCCGGCAACGTGTTGGGCTATGTGGAGATCGGTGCCGAGGAAACCCGCCGCGTAGGCTTTGGCGCCCTCTAG
- the hemE gene encoding uroporphyrinogen decarboxylase, whose translation MTSSAAASNSTASNAPAGTLGADHPLKDGRTSDSPLITAYRGGTPSRRPVWFMRQAGRSLPEYLKVREGVAMLDSCLRPELAAEITLQPVRRHDVDAAIFFSDIVIPLKLAGVGVDIVPGVGPVLDKPVRTAADVAALPTLTWEALEPIREAVRLTVAELGKTPLIGFAGAPFTLAAYMVEGKPSRDHLGPRTMMHADPETWAALASWAADTSGMFLQAQLEAGASAAQLFDSWAGSLGLADYTKFVAPASTRALDHVRGLGAPLIHFGTGTSELLVAMRDVGVDVVGVDYRLPLDEANRRLGGTVPLQGNIDPALLSAPWEVLEAHVREVIAAGSHAPGHVLNLGHGVPPETDPTVLTRVVQLIHSISAE comes from the coding sequence ATGACTTCTAGCGCGGCAGCATCCAACAGTACGGCTTCGAACGCCCCGGCGGGAACCCTCGGCGCCGACCACCCGCTGAAAGACGGCCGTACCTCGGACTCGCCGTTGATCACTGCATACCGTGGTGGCACACCGTCCCGCAGGCCGGTCTGGTTCATGCGACAGGCCGGCCGTTCCCTGCCCGAGTATCTGAAGGTGCGCGAAGGCGTTGCCATGCTGGACTCTTGCCTCCGGCCTGAACTCGCCGCGGAGATTACCCTTCAGCCTGTCCGCCGCCACGACGTGGACGCTGCCATCTTCTTCTCGGACATCGTTATTCCGTTGAAGCTCGCCGGCGTGGGCGTGGACATCGTCCCGGGCGTAGGGCCTGTTTTGGACAAGCCTGTCCGGACGGCCGCTGATGTTGCCGCCCTGCCCACCCTGACATGGGAGGCTCTCGAGCCGATTCGCGAAGCCGTCCGCCTGACGGTTGCCGAACTTGGAAAGACGCCGCTGATCGGTTTCGCTGGCGCGCCTTTCACCCTTGCCGCCTACATGGTTGAGGGGAAGCCCTCGCGGGACCATCTCGGGCCGCGGACCATGATGCACGCCGATCCCGAGACCTGGGCCGCGCTGGCCAGCTGGGCTGCAGATACTTCCGGGATGTTCCTTCAGGCGCAACTTGAGGCAGGCGCTTCGGCAGCGCAGCTCTTTGATTCCTGGGCAGGGTCCCTGGGCCTGGCTGACTACACCAAGTTCGTGGCGCCCGCATCCACCCGCGCCCTCGATCATGTCCGCGGACTCGGGGCGCCGTTGATCCACTTTGGAACCGGCACCTCCGAGTTGCTGGTTGCCATGCGGGACGTCGGCGTGGACGTTGTGGGCGTCGATTACCGGCTGCCCTTGGACGAGGCAAACCGACGCCTGGGTGGCACTGTGCCGCTCCAGGGCAATATTGACCCTGCTCTCCTGTCCGCTCCGTGGGAGGTCCTTGAAGCCCATGTCCGCGAGGTCATCGCTGCCGGTTCCCACGCCCCTGGCCACGTCCTGAACCTTGGCCATGGAGTTCCGCCCGAAACGGATCCCACAGTCCTGACCCGCGTGGTGCAGCTCATCCACTCCATCTCAGCGGAGTAG
- the hemG gene encoding protoporphyrinogen oxidase: protein MRGGHATPTSDPKAPAARPTALVVGGGISGLIAARELAAAGSAVTVLEAGAAWGGCVGSHVVAGLHLDSGAESFATRSTAVADLARELGLADRIVAPHPGGAWVQLPDGPQELPKTGVLGIPANAWDPEVRRSLGLLGAIRASFDRWLPASAGTSSEVTSVSALVRTRMGRRVLERLVSPVVGGVHSADPALLDVDMVAPGLRAGIRTHGSLAAAVAAQRKAAKGASSGPAKAGSAVAGLKGGMNTLVDALVADLRARGVELLAGHRADDVAKTPEGWRVTAGESTFDADRLVVALDGPAAVGLLEKSVPELAGLRPAPGPLVSLVTLVVDLPQLDGRPRGTGILVAPETPGIQAKALTHATAKWDWLADEAGPGTHVLRLSYGRREEAGGGADIVMDDASLIAAAVEDASALLTVPVTRADIVDWDVVRWAGALPFAAVGHKQRVAEVRQVCAAADRLAVVGGWLAGNGLAAVVADTRAQLAAVRADGTSDL, encoded by the coding sequence ATGCGCGGGGGGCACGCAACGCCCACGTCAGACCCCAAGGCACCAGCTGCACGGCCCACTGCCCTGGTAGTGGGAGGCGGTATCTCGGGCCTGATCGCCGCGCGGGAACTGGCTGCGGCTGGTTCAGCGGTGACCGTCCTCGAGGCGGGCGCTGCATGGGGAGGCTGCGTGGGAAGCCACGTTGTTGCCGGGCTGCATCTGGACAGTGGGGCCGAGTCGTTTGCCACGCGGTCCACGGCAGTGGCCGATCTCGCGCGTGAGCTGGGACTGGCCGACCGGATCGTAGCTCCTCATCCCGGAGGTGCCTGGGTGCAGCTTCCTGACGGTCCGCAGGAGCTCCCCAAAACGGGAGTGCTCGGCATCCCCGCGAACGCATGGGATCCCGAGGTTCGACGATCCCTGGGGCTCCTCGGAGCTATCAGAGCTTCCTTTGACCGCTGGCTCCCGGCCTCTGCCGGCACGTCCTCGGAGGTCACCAGCGTTTCCGCTCTGGTGCGCACGCGCATGGGCAGAAGGGTTCTGGAACGGCTGGTTTCGCCGGTGGTGGGCGGCGTTCATTCGGCTGACCCCGCCCTGCTGGACGTGGACATGGTGGCCCCAGGCCTGCGCGCTGGAATCCGCACTCATGGCTCACTCGCCGCTGCCGTTGCGGCTCAACGCAAAGCCGCAAAGGGTGCATCATCCGGTCCCGCCAAAGCGGGTTCCGCTGTTGCGGGGTTGAAGGGCGGAATGAACACCCTGGTGGACGCACTCGTCGCTGACCTGCGGGCTCGCGGAGTCGAACTGCTCGCCGGTCACCGCGCCGACGACGTCGCTAAGACGCCGGAGGGTTGGCGGGTCACCGCTGGAGAATCCACGTTCGACGCCGACCGCCTGGTGGTAGCGCTCGACGGCCCGGCCGCCGTCGGGTTGCTGGAGAAGTCCGTGCCTGAGCTGGCCGGCCTGCGCCCGGCTCCCGGGCCGCTGGTGAGCCTGGTGACCTTGGTGGTGGACTTGCCGCAGCTCGATGGCAGGCCCCGCGGGACTGGAATCCTGGTGGCACCTGAAACCCCGGGGATCCAGGCCAAAGCCCTGACGCACGCAACGGCGAAATGGGATTGGTTGGCTGACGAAGCTGGTCCGGGCACGCACGTCTTGCGCCTGTCTTATGGTCGGCGCGAAGAGGCGGGCGGCGGAGCGGACATCGTCATGGATGATGCGTCGCTCATAGCCGCCGCCGTGGAAGATGCTTCCGCGCTGCTGACCGTGCCAGTGACCCGGGCGGACATCGTGGACTGGGATGTTGTGCGCTGGGCCGGAGCCTTGCCGTTCGCCGCCGTCGGTCATAAACAGCGCGTAGCAGAGGTGCGGCAGGTGTGCGCCGCTGCCGACCGTCTTGCCGTAGTGGGCGGTTGGTTGGCCGGAAATGGCCTGGCCGCGGTAGTGGCCGATACGCGTGCACAACTGGCCGCGGTACGCGCGGACGGAACATCGGATTTGTGA